One Betta splendens chromosome 16, fBetSpl5.4, whole genome shotgun sequence genomic window carries:
- the LOC114842429 gene encoding transmembrane protein 200B, with protein sequence MTAASPARSPASSHSTQSSPACLPACRRHLRKSRELQNKLHLRSAPGVWLLLGVGVVLVGMSLAVAGYVSAAAPKPAGARGATHVERMKLAGPVVMGVGLFIFICAATLLYENRDREVLRQESLDDLEDLKGGSGWDDSQEQPSFGCQEPWEGGDGEPGSWGPPVPGHSGGPPASPYLHRGDSRDLRAAPLPGDGEKADRKEEKKKEGGRSTLLARVLHHQEPAPRPPSPCPSVSRSVCSDSCNSSDIHFNLRTGSPLPAQH encoded by the coding sequence ATGACCGCAGCCAGTCCAGCCCGcagccccgcctcctcccactccaccCAGTCCTCACCTGCCTGCCTCCCAGCATGCCGCCGGCACCTGAGGAAGAGCCGGGAGCTCCAGAACAAGCTGCACCTGCGCTCGGCGCCGGGCGTGTGGCTCCTGCTGGGCGTGGGGGTGGTGCTGGTGGGCATGAGCCTGGCGGTGGCGGGCTACGTGTCGGCGGCGGCGCCCAAGCCCGCGGGCGCCCGCGGCGCCACCCACGTGGAGCGGATGAAGCTGGCCGGGCCCGTGGTGATGGGGGTGGGGCTGTTCATCTTCATCTGCGCCGCCACGCTGCTGTACGAGAACCGGGACCGCGAGGTGCTGAGGCAGGAGTCGCTCGACGACCTTGAGGACCTGAAGGGGGGGAGCGGCTGGGACGACTCGCAGGAGCAGCCCAGCTTCGGCTGCCAGGAGCCGTGGGAGGGCGGGGACGGGGAGCCGGGCTCCTGGGGGCCGCCGGTCCCGGGCCACAGCGGGGGGCCGCCCGCCTCCCCCTACCTGCACCGCGGCGACAGCCGCGACCTCagagcggcgccgctgccggGCGACGGGGAGAAGGcggacaggaaggaggagaagaagaaggagggggGGCGCTCCACTCTGCTGGCCCGGGTGCTGCACCACCAGGAgcccgccccccgccccccgtccCCCTGCCCGTCCGTCTCCCGCTCCGTCTGCTCAGACTCCTGCAACTCCAGCGACATCCACTTCAACCTGCGGACAGGCTCCCCCCTGCCCGCTCAGCACTGA